In Glycine max cultivar Williams 82 chromosome 7, Glycine_max_v4.0, whole genome shotgun sequence, a single window of DNA contains:
- the LOC100804418 gene encoding protein WHAT'S THIS FACTOR 1 homolog, chloroplastic: MLRHGVPFRHSKNASFSIRQKSSGGRRPKKKTYHRVPELDRVMELRKKPSMILHLSSLIQSQPQTLFLRDLEKHVGFVRKWAFMGLMEKHPSLFRVAGTPPSVSLTARALRLAQEETHARAQMEPLLVTNLRKLLMLCVDCRVPLETVELLGPELGLPSDFKDCLVPKYPQFFAVRRFRGRDSLALEDWDSTLALTARESRLAQEGVVNLKADGNRRKVKISRDGNYLGPFAFKMNFPAGFRPNVGYLEQLERWQKLEFPSPYLNARRFDAADPKARKRAVAVIHELLSLTMEKRMTSLQLDAFHAECLLPSNLLLCLIKHQGIFYLTNKGVRSTVFLKDAYLGSNLIDKCPLLQFYDKFMALCGRGNIDLCDNNSLTMVV; this comes from the exons ATGCTTCGCCACGGCGTTCCGTTCCGCCACTCTAAAAACGCTAGTTTCTCCATAAGGCAGAAATCGAGCGGCGGAAGAAGGCCGAAGAAGAAAACGTACCACAGAGTGCCCGAACTTGACAGAGTAATGGAGCTCCGCAAGAAGCCATCCATGATTCTCCACCTCAGCTCCCTCATCCAATCCCAACCCCAAACCCTCTTCCTCCGCGACCTCGAGAAGCACGTGGGCTTCGTCCGCAAATGGGCCTTCATGGGCCTCATGGAGAAGCATCCCTCCCTCTTCCGCGTCGCCGGCACGCCCCCTTCCGTCTCCCTCACGGCCCGGGCCCTCCGCCTGGCCCAAGAGGAGACCCATGCCCGAGCCCAAATGGAGCCCCTCTTGGTTACTAACCTGCGGAAGCTGCTCATGCTCTGCGTCGATTGCAGGGTGCCGCTCGAAACGGTGGAGCTTCTTGGGCCTGAGTTGGGTCTGCCCTCCGATTTTAAGGATTGTTTGGTTCCCAAGTACCCGCAGTTTTTCGCGGTTAGGCGGTTCCGTGGAAGGGATTCGCTTGCCTTGGAGGATTGGGATTCCACTTTGGCGCTCACTGCTAGAGAGTCTAG GTTGGCACAGGAAGGAGTTGTGAACCTGAAGGCAGATGGAAATAGGAGGAAGGTGAAGATTTCAAGAGATGGGAACTATCTTGGTCCATTTGCATTCAAAATGAATTTTCCTGCGGGTTTTCGGCCAAATGTTGGTTACCTTGAGCAGCTTGAGAGGTGGCAGAAGTTGGAGTTTCCTTCTCCTTATTTGAATGCGAGGAGGTTCGATGCTGCTGATCCGAAAGCTCGAAAACGGGCTGTGGCAGTGATTCATGAGCTTCTCAGCTTGACCATGGAGAAGAGGATGACATCTTTACAGCTGGATGCATTTCATGCAGAGTGTCTTTTGCCATCTAATTTACTTCTTTGCTTGATAAAGCACCAAGGTATATTTTACCTCACCAATAAAGGTGTAAGGAGTACTGTCTTCCTCAAAGATGCTTATCTTGGTTCCAACTTGATAGATAAGTGTCCTTTGTTgcaattttatgataaatttatggcACTCTGTGGTAGAGGAAATATTGATCTGTGTGAcaacaattctttaacaatGGTTGTTTAG